One window of Dermacentor andersoni chromosome 7, qqDerAnde1_hic_scaffold, whole genome shotgun sequence genomic DNA carries:
- the LOC140219283 gene encoding uncharacterized protein: MPPSIFDALLTLVRPLIERQTTSFQDPISAHDRLAMTIRFLANGDTFRSLSYNFLIGRSTAAMIVKETTGAIWDVLQAGYVRFPQTSNEWKKIADEMEEKWNFPNCIGSIDGKHVHIECPNNSGSRNLNYKKTFSVVIMAACDANYRFIYVDLVHYGGESDGGIFLRSPLPTILNERRCGIPPPANVGSAGLIPYLMVGDEAFPLKPSLMRPYSRRDLQRHRADGTTNEAYVMRATFNYRLSRARRLIENSFGIVASRWRILRRPFRASEESTENIVKSCIALHNYLMKDSPLSRTTYSPPGYADTEDWEGNITEGRWRSEETGLPLKDIDSTGFHSSRAAMDVRDRLARYFIQDGTVPWQERIVARAGTKEI, encoded by the exons ATGCCACCGAGCATCTTCGACGCATTGCTCACACTGGTCCGACCGCTCATCGAGCGCCAGACAACATCGTTTCAAGACCCAATTTCGGCGCACGATCGGCTTGCTATGACAATCAG ATTCCTTGCCAATGGTGACACTTTCAGGAGCTTGTCATATAATTTTTTGATTGGACGGTCAACTGCAGCCATGATTGTGAAAGAAACTACAGGCGCAATATGGGATGTACTGCAGGCTGGTTATGTGAGGTTCCCGCAAACCAGCAATGAATGGAAGAAG ATTGCTGATGAAATGGAAGAGAAGTGGAATTTTCCAAACTGTATTGGAAGTATTGATGGGAAACATGTCCACATTGAGTGCCCCAACAACTCCGGCTCTAGGAACCTCAACTACAAAAAGACATTCAGCGTGGTTATCATGGCTGCTTGCGATGCAAACTACAG ATTCATATATGTCGACCTGGTGCATTATGGAGGCGAAAGTGATGGTGGAATATTTTTGAGGTCACCACTGCCTACTATACTTAACGAGCGCAGATGTGGAATACCACCCCCTGCAAATGTTGGTTCGGCAGGCCTGATCCCCTACCTTATGGTTGGAGATGAGGCATTCCCACTAAAGCCATCTCTCATGAGACCATATTCTAGACGTG ATCTCCAAAGGCATCGAGCTGATGGGACAACGAACGAGGCTTATGTTATGCGAGCCACATTCAATTACCGCCTGAGTCGAGCAAGGAGGCTCATTGAAAATTCGTTCGGCATCGTGGCTAGCAGATGGCGCATCCTTCGAAGACCATTCAGAGCCTCTGAGGAGAGCACTGAGAATATAGTGAAGTCCTGCATTGCATTGCATAATTATTTAATGAAGGACTCTCCTCTCTCGAGAACAACATATAGCCCACCTGGATATGCAGACACTGAGGATTGGGAGGGAAATATAACAGAAGGAAGATGGAGGAGTGAAGAAACTGGGTTGCCATTGAAAGACATTGATAGCACTGGATTTCATTCCTCAAG AGCTGCAATGGACGTGCGGGACCGGCTTGCGCGGTACTTTATACAAGATGGCACGGTGCCATGGCAAGAAAGAATTGTAGCACGTGCAGGCACTAAG GAAATCTGA